The Spinacia oleracea cultivar Varoflay chromosome 2, BTI_SOV_V1, whole genome shotgun sequence DNA segment CCAAATTAGTAGTAAATTCCTAAAATCAAGGAGCAATAAAGGTATTAAAACAACAATCATTTCACATTCAATCAGGAAATTAATCATACAAAACCGTAAAGAGCAGTAAATGCCTCAAATCAAAGGTAATAAAAGGCTAAACCTCCGGGAGGGTCAGAATTAAAAATTAGAagtttccaaatcaataatGGTGAGTATTTTAAAATTCCAATCGCAATATTTCAGCAGAGATTGAAGTTGTCGACTATAAAATTTAACAATTCCATCAAATTACAGCGAATTTGAGTACTGAGCTCAACAATTGAAAATTCGAAGAGAAGAAAAAAACTCCGGTACCTAGGAAACGTACTGAGAATCATTTCCATTCTAATAGGAGAATCTGAAGGCGATTTGGAATGAACAAGATTGTGTGAACGCCTACGATCAGAGTAGAGAGAATCGTAGCCATGGATCGAGAGTTCATCTTCTTCGTCGTAATCATCGTGGACATCAAGAGAAATTTTATTTAGATTTTCTTTCAAATCAGCAATTGAACTCCACATCTTTCGAGTTCAATAAATCAATTCGATAATTCGGTGGCATGAAATTGGAAATGCGCTTGGGAATTGCAGGGGAGTTTGTTGATGGCTAAATCTGAAGGGAGAGGAAGTTGGGGTTTCGGTGGAGCAAAAGAGGTGAGATTAATATGTAGATGCCAAGGATTGAATTAGGTGAATTAGGTGTTTGATGTAGAGCCATTGAGATGCCAATGACTGTATTAGGTGAATCAGGATGTTTCATTTTGCTTTTGTtcaccaaataaaaaatgttcttttttttttattaggttTATCTTTCCCCCAAACAAGTAATACTTTTGCAATTTATGTTCTACTAATTTAGTAAAAAGATATATTTTTAAATAGAGAAAAATTgataatggtgattagaaataTTAACGGTAGAAACGAAGATCAAGGTATACAAGATCGAAGGTCAAAATGGTGGGATAAAGAAAGACAACAAAGACAATCACTCACTCCAAACAAAAAGATCGCCAAAATACCAAAAGAAAGATTTCCTAGAGCCCAAGGTCGTGACCTCCGGACCAGATGATTTTTTAGTGCTTAATATTTGTTATGATTAGTTGTAACaaaacaattttaatttttaataatttcgcacgcatcgcgtgcatataagactagtaaatATATATGTCAACATATAATTATATGCATCAAAAAGGAAGTAAGTTACCCGTATTTTAATGATTCATAGGGTCATAACAATTAATGGGATACATTCCTAaattaatcatgtaaatacaGTAATTAGTAGAATAATTTGGATACTATGACCTTATTAAATCATCAATTGACTAAAATAATGTATCCCGTATACGACAATATTTAACAATTAAgttgttaattttatttattattctttATGCAAAAGCATATAATAATTGTTTTTAAGTAATGGCATAATAAATAAGATAGTGTTgccataaaataatttatttacatAAAGTTAATTCCTTTAATTAAGGCAGGACAAAAGAGCGGGAAATCTTTTAATGAGAGTGCGACATGTGGCAGCCGTGGTTTTAGGGacttctcttttagtatagaTACTAGATTaaatcccgtgcacgcacggattttgataatttttttcacaaaatatttaactgaatatctcaCAAACTACttcatagttataacatttttaacatactcgtttaaatttattcatataatatgcatatttaaatgctaatatgaTAATTtcaccaaaatattgagtgatatatttttcattattaatatagcaaATTGACTAAAATATCaacaatttagaataattattattacgccgTATATATTATTggcataatttataaactaaattttatttcttatacataaatagttttttttaaataaggtagaataaatataaaattaaacagatacactttttttgggaaagtgattttggcgggaaaaaatcgcaccaggaattgacacgtgtcattcctggtgtctcttttagtatatagtaatagatagatagatagatatagAAGATTAGATTATGATTGATTGCATTTAATTATTTAACACTATATATTCATAAGATTTATTTTACCAAAAATCTTGTTAAAGTAAATTTAAAAGTAGAACTCGGATAATAATTTGGCTCGGAAAATAATTTGGCTCGAATTGTTATCGAGTCAATTTGAGCCGAGCTCAAACTCGAACCCAAACAGTAGATCCATTAATCGAGCCGAATTCAAGCTCAAAATTAAAGTTCGAACCGAGCTCGAACCCGAACTCTACCCCGATATACTAATAGTTAAACCGGCCACAATTTTCTCATACATCCTTCCTTCTGGTAACTAACACCTCTTCACGCAACCACCGTAACAACTACTCCTCCCACCATCTGACCCTTCCCTCCACCGCCGGTCCACCGCAGCACCCACCTTTCTGGCAGCGGAGATATCCAGGGAGGGCGGAAGTGACGGAGATGTCGTTGAGTGATGACATCGCTGGGCAAAGGCGGCGGCACTAGTTAGCGAGGAGTTTCGGATAATGATCAGTTCAAAATCTATCCATTTGTTTACTTAATCAGTTCTAATTAATACCCAATTTTAGAGAGAAATTGAAAAAATGGGTGTTAAATTCGGAAAATCTCCAGTCCATATTCTAATTGCGACGATTGTTCTTCATTTCACCATTCGTATTACCTCTTCAACTTCAAATCAGGTTTGTAATTATATCCTGAATTATTCTCTGATTTCTAATTTATCTTTATTTAATTGTACGTCACTTTATTGTTCTTGGATTGTGAAATATATGATCTGCAATGTGTTTAGAAGATCAATGACATTGTAAAAATGCTGCTTTTATGAATTCTGTGTTGttcttttaattaatttcttttaTGAGATTGGTACAATTGGATTGCTCTATCTAGGTTGATTAGGCTTTTAATTAGGGTTTTGTGGTGTCAGGTGTCACTGACTAGTAGCAAGAAGGGGTTTTGATTGTATCTTTATGCTATTGAAAACTTTAGGGTGGTCTAAATGTATGGCATTGTTGCAGAGGTGTGATAATGATTCTAAATGGGAAAGAAAATTCGTTTAGCCGAGGTTCCTAATCGGTTGTTGGGCAGGATTATCCCATTATTTCACCGTTTCATGGATTTGAAGTTTTTGGATAATTAGGTCTGTGGGTCTTGTGTCATGAGACTCATGATAATGAGCTATTGAAGGTTTGTTTATGTTTCTCAAAAGGATGATACAACCTCTTTAATAGTCTTGGAATAGTTTGGGTGAGGCTACCTGTAATGTTGACTTCTTCCTTAATCGGGTATTGTACGAAGTTCGTAAGTCATAGCAATTCCCTGCCACAATATCTGGACCTTTTAGTTGAGGCTGTGGCATGCTCAAGCTTCTGTTGAGGTTGTTGGGTGAGAGTGATAGACTTTTCACCTCTCTATTTTTTGGAAGGCTTCGGAAGTTTTCGGCCATAAGCACTGCCCTACCACGTTATGGGGGGAAGCAGGTGTGAATATGTGCTGGTAGATGTGATGTTGACAGTGGATCATGTTGTATATCGTGTGAGTTTTCTGTATGTTTCAAGTAGGTATTGGCTGAAAATTAGTGATAAAATTGCCTGATGCAATCCTTGTTTTTGTTGTGTGCGAGGGGGGAATTAGACTTGATTTCGAACCAGCCTGCAGTTGTTAGAATCATTTTGGTGCTTTGAGATACGATCATCTTATAAACATAACATACAATTGCAGAGGATATTACTGATTTGTTACTTTTGTTGAACCCGGTTATCTTTTCGTTGAGTTCTGATTAATAGATCTCGTAGATTTCAATTCCCGTTCTCAACCCATGACCAAATCTCTTTGTGTGATTGTTATTTTGTTAAAAGATGTCTTTTTTCTTCATTTACTAACTAGTACCATCTCTCTGTTCCTCTTTTTGCATAAAATCTAATAGCTTTTGAGAAATATAAGAATTTGTGACGTATTAGTTTAACAACAATGACTCTACATGTATTTCTATTATTCTTCATCTCctttgaattttgttgattaaaCTTCAATTTGGAACAGAAATGGTATTGCAAACTCTTGTTTATTTCCTTGTTTAGCTGGGCAAGGAGATGGAAAGTTTGATTTATGCATGTTTCACTTTGAAATTTCTTCATCTTCTCCTCTTATCATATTTTTCCAGGAAAGTCTTAATAACTATAATGGTGACTACATGAAGCACAGCACCAGTTCCTCTCCTTGTTTTGCAAGATATGCTCTGGAGTCGTTTTCCAGGGAATATGATAGCTTCACCGATTCAAATTTTTTAGAGTATATGAAACATAAGATTCTAGTTGGCTCTGAGCCAACATTTTCTAAACTTTTACAATTAGAGCGCCGTTTGATTGGAGAGGGTTCTCATCGCCGTCTATCTTCATCTGTCAGATTAAGCATTCAGCCAAATCTGATTGCTGACTTTTCCTCACAAATGTGTGAGATCATAATCATTGAAAGACTACCATCTGGGGTTTTTGCTGATCCTTTTGAGCTTCAACATCTAATTTACCGTGGAGGTACTTTTTATATATATCTTTAAGTTTTTGCCTTTAAGTTTTTGCCTTCTCATTCTTTCATGACATTGACTCCAACGGCTCTTTGCTGCAGCATTCAAGGATGCTTATGTTTTCGGAGATGCTAATTTGGAGTTGCCATCCTTTCTTTCCAATCAGTCAATTGTTGAAGTTCACTTAGATACAGCCTTGAATAATTCAGCAGGTCAGGAGACTGTGCTAGAGTTCAAGATAGAGATACCATTGCATGCTCGATATCCTGTAAGCACTGTTATAAATTATCATAGTATCTTTACTTGTGGAAGCGATTTGTTTGCCTAAAATTTTCCGGCTCtgtgaaatattaatatttgagCTTTTTGTTAATATGTTTTGCCTAAAGGTTTCTGCGTACATGAACCATTTTATCAAAAAGTGTTTCTTGCTTTGATGGAGCAGTAATGTCAAGACTTCAGCATATATGAAGCTGAATCTTGATTTTATTTGCAACGAATTCCGAATTTGTGAAATGAGCTATTGGTGCTTTTACAGAGGCACTGTTACTTTATTTTTTGGTGTTGTAGCACATAAGGAAAGAGTCTGCTTGGTAGATTAAGTACCTTGCAGTGTGTTTTAGATTCTGTTCAAAATTTTCGGAATCAATCATCTGACCTTGGAATATGAAGAATACAGTAATATTTTCCATCGGATAGATCTTATCTGCTTATGTTTGCATATAATTAATCTATATCAAAGTGCTCTAACTTGTGTATTTATTACCTAAAGCTATAGATTTGGTATTCTTAAGCTATTACATTACAAAAATAGAAGAAAAAATAAGCAAAAATGTGACATGTTTTATATTGTCCTAAACTTCATTTGATTCTAAAACTATTCCTCCGTTGTTTTTGGTACCCCAacgactttttgcactattcacggTTTACTTTGACTATTTTCTcatcattcattatcattaccccattgcctcaaagaggctcccgcaagaagcggggtaaggggggtcgggtgtacgcaaccttacccctacaattgcagagaggttgtttccaattgacccaaaagcgacaACGGGATGAAAACGGGACGaacatcttctacttcatggaaatgaagcgaagaggttttaagagccaatttgatttagtccattacatcccacagccaaaagaagaatctttggctccatcggaaatggacacTTTGactattttctaaatatcaaatttttataaaatttacaAATGTCTTACTAAATATTATAATGGTTAAAGTTGTGCGATAGAAAATATGAAAGTCAATAAGGTACAACTAAAATAGCCGAGGAAGTAGATGATTCCAGGAGAACTTCAAAATGCTTATTCAAGATCATTAGAAATTTGTTTTTGAAGTTCTCCTTACCCTAGACATCTTTTTTGTTGAAGTGGTGAATGCTTTGGGGCTGAGTTCATGTAAGTATAATATAAGTGTGGACTTTCTGCCCCTGTTTTGGTGTTTGGACACTGGGTGAGGGTTTAGAGAAAAGCATACTACACTTGGATAAATGGTGCTGAGTGCTGATATTTTAATGTATGTTGTAAACATCAATTCTTGGTAGACATTCCAATTAGGAGAATA contains these protein-coding regions:
- the LOC110798524 gene encoding uncharacterized protein isoform X1, whose product is MGVKFGKSPVHILIATIVLHFTIRITSSTSNQESLNNYNGDYMKHSTSSSPCFARYALESFSREYDSFTDSNFLEYMKHKILVGSEPTFSKLLQLERRLIGEGSHRRLSSSVRLSIQPNLIADFSSQMCEIIIIERLPSGVFADPFELQHLIYRGAFKDAYVFGDANLELPSFLSNQSIVEVHLDTALNNSAGQETVLEFKIEIPLHARYPPLEESGYSKVRFGAPDLYMYCKMHGTSPAQSCSLSPITSNGSLELDDIVWSIPAGIKSHSRTVSVVTYASALLSATLIIFFSLRSSRIECDGKSKQT
- the LOC110798524 gene encoding uncharacterized protein isoform X2, whose protein sequence is MGVKFGKSPVHILIATIVLHFTIRITSSTSNQESLNNYNGDYMKHSTSSSPCFARYALESFSREYDSFTDSNFLEYMKHKILVGSEPTFSKLLQLERRLIGEGSHRRLSSSVRLSIQPNLIADFSSQMCEIIIIERLPSGVFADPFELQHLIYRGAFKDAYVFGDANLELPSFLSNQSIVEVHLDTALNNSAASGRKWIFKSQVWCS